A genome region from Rhodopseudomonas boonkerdii includes the following:
- a CDS encoding DUF2341 domain-containing protein: MSMGVSDLRRRMKNAAAGLVLGFAAAMTLFPSTANAWWNDEWQLRKKINIDASATGANITDPIGTVPVLVRLHSGNFRFSLAKDDGSDLRFVATDDKTPLKHHIEKWDALLGEALVWVSVPNVAPGAKSDFWIYYGNKKAAAANDSKGTYDADTALVYHFNERGTPAIDASVWANNAQSVGQPADGSLIGTGLRLDGRNIVTLPASPSLGMAEGAPFTLSVWIKPAAVQPNAALYSRRDGANGLVIGMDNGVPFVEVSNAAGTQRTGAGAPIAANSWNHLAVVAASGTVTLHLNGASYAVLNASVPALTGVARLGGDAPPPAAAPAAPAADAAAPPADGGTPAAEAPASVPVAAAMAGFVGDIDELQISKIARSPGFIKFTAVEQGTEPAKLIAFSNDEETASWLSGHFAIILKAVTIDGWIVIALLIVMAIASWIVTWDRVSYMKKQAKANDRFMKSFRQLSDNLTALDRGEIDENAAVLGSKLSEEEAQMVRASSLYRIYHVGSEQISNRFANSDMIRLNGASISAIRAALDSMFVKESQRLNKLMVVLTISISGGPFLGLLGTVVGVMITFAAIAESGDVNVNAIAPGIAAALVATIAGLFVAIPALFAYNYLVTRIGELTSDMQVFIDEFVTKMAEFYSSESIADHRQAAE, translated from the coding sequence ATGAGCATGGGCGTCTCGGATTTGCGCCGGCGAATGAAGAATGCGGCTGCGGGCCTCGTGCTCGGGTTTGCCGCGGCGATGACGTTGTTTCCGTCCACGGCGAATGCCTGGTGGAACGATGAATGGCAGCTGCGCAAGAAGATCAATATCGATGCGAGTGCCACAGGTGCCAACATCACCGATCCGATCGGTACAGTCCCGGTGCTGGTGCGCCTGCATTCCGGCAACTTCCGTTTTAGCCTTGCCAAGGATGACGGCAGCGACCTGCGCTTCGTCGCCACCGACGATAAGACCCCATTGAAGCATCACATCGAGAAGTGGGATGCGTTGCTCGGTGAGGCGCTGGTCTGGGTGTCGGTGCCGAATGTGGCACCAGGCGCCAAGTCGGATTTCTGGATCTACTACGGCAACAAGAAAGCGGCGGCCGCCAACGATTCCAAAGGCACTTACGATGCCGACACCGCGCTGGTCTATCATTTCAACGAGCGCGGCACGCCGGCGATCGATGCATCGGTCTGGGCCAACAACGCGCAGAGTGTCGGCCAGCCGGCTGACGGTTCGCTGATCGGCACCGGCCTGCGCCTCGACGGTCGCAACATTGTCACGCTGCCGGCTTCGCCGTCGCTGGGCATGGCGGAGGGGGCACCGTTTACCCTGTCGGTCTGGATCAAGCCGGCTGCGGTACAGCCGAATGCTGCTCTTTACAGTCGTCGTGACGGCGCCAACGGTCTGGTGATCGGCATGGACAATGGCGTTCCCTTCGTCGAAGTGAGCAACGCCGCTGGCACCCAGCGTACCGGCGCCGGCGCTCCGATTGCTGCCAATTCCTGGAATCACCTGGCGGTCGTGGCCGCCAGCGGCACCGTCACCCTGCATCTCAACGGCGCCTCCTACGCAGTACTCAATGCGTCCGTCCCGGCCCTGACCGGTGTTGCACGGCTCGGCGGCGATGCCCCGCCGCCGGCCGCCGCTCCGGCAGCGCCAGCAGCTGACGCGGCAGCGCCACCGGCGGACGGCGGGACTCCAGCTGCCGAAGCTCCTGCTTCAGTTCCGGTCGCTGCAGCGATGGCCGGTTTCGTCGGCGACATTGACGAACTGCAGATCTCCAAGATCGCGCGTTCGCCGGGCTTCATCAAATTCACTGCAGTCGAGCAAGGCACCGAGCCCGCCAAGTTGATCGCCTTCAGTAATGATGAAGAGACCGCCAGCTGGCTGTCGGGCCACTTCGCCATCATCCTGAAGGCGGTCACCATCGACGGCTGGATCGTGATCGCGCTCCTGATCGTCATGGCCATCGCGAGCTGGATCGTGACCTGGGACCGCGTCAGCTATATGAAGAAGCAGGCGAAGGCGAACGACCGCTTCATGAAGAGCTTCCGCCAGCTTTCCGACAACCTCACCGCGCTCGATCGTGGCGAGATTGACGAGAATGCCGCCGTGCTCGGAAGCAAACTCAGCGAAGAAGAAGCGCAGATGGTCCGTGCGTCGTCGCTGTACCGCATCTACCACGTCGGCTCCGAGCAGATCAGTAATCGCTTCGCCAATAGCGACATGATCCGCCTGAACGGTGCATCGATCTCGGCAATTCGCGCCGCGCTCGACAGCATGTTCGTCAAGGAAAGCCAACGCCTCAACAAGCTGATGGTGGTGCTGACCATCTCGATTTCGGGCGGCCCCTTCCTCGGCCTGCTCGGCACCGTGGTCGGCGTCATGATCACCTTCGCGGCCATCGCGGAAAGCGGTGACGTCAACGTCAACGCCATCGCGCCAGGTATCGCTGCCGCGCTCGTCGCCACCATCGCCGGCCTGTTCGTCGCTATCCCGGCGCTGTTCGCCTACAACTATCTGGTGACGCGTATCGGCGAGCTGACCTCGGACATGCAGGTGTTCATCGACGAGTTCGTGACCAAGATGGCCGAGTTCTACTCCAGCGAGTCGATCGCGGATCATCGCCAGGCTGCGGAGTAA
- a CDS encoding ExbD/TolR family protein translates to MQLQSKGKPYDDINITPMLDLAYVLLIIFIVMTTATVQGQKVNLPKASAAPSLATPTTKAITVSNDGKIFLDTIPVTLPELEQRLVQQKALTPEFPVVLRGDAQTQYQSVMDVLDLLGRIGLSQVGLATKPLVK, encoded by the coding sequence ATGCAGCTCCAGAGCAAAGGTAAGCCGTACGATGATATCAACATCACGCCGATGTTGGACCTCGCTTACGTGCTGCTGATCATTTTTATCGTGATGACCACCGCGACGGTGCAAGGGCAGAAAGTCAATCTGCCCAAAGCATCTGCCGCTCCGAGCCTCGCGACGCCGACCACGAAGGCGATCACCGTCTCCAACGACGGCAAGATCTTCCTCGACACCATTCCGGTGACGTTGCCCGAGCTTGAGCAGCGTCTGGTGCAGCAGAAGGCGCTGACGCCGGAATTCCCAGTTGTGCTGCGCGGCGATGCCCAGACCCAGTACCAAAGCGTGATGGACGTCCTCGATCTGCTGGGCCGCATCGGCCTGTCGCAGGTCGGTCTCGCCACCAAGCCTCTCGTGAAGTAA
- a CDS encoding TonB C-terminal domain-containing protein yields MKKPPGKIADTEAGNRGAYLHYGAVVVFVMLMFAGGWYLVMSGSDMPAPKQVRELTVVNIVPPPPPPPPPEQKMIEQPKVTEETKMIEQPLDEKPPEKPADEPVKDAKSEEPPGPLSLDAKATGPGDLFNLGSKVGGSPYGGRGGGGSKFGWYASIVQTQIEAAIRANEKTKNAVMQLQFRIWADNTGRINRVELVNSSGSAEVDAAIRNDVIGRLTLREPPPNDMPMPINVRATGRKPT; encoded by the coding sequence GTGAAGAAGCCGCCCGGAAAGATTGCGGACACCGAGGCCGGCAATCGCGGCGCCTATCTGCATTATGGTGCAGTGGTCGTCTTCGTCATGCTGATGTTCGCAGGTGGTTGGTACCTGGTGATGAGCGGCAGCGACATGCCGGCTCCAAAGCAGGTGCGCGAGTTGACGGTGGTCAACATCGTACCGCCGCCGCCTCCACCTCCGCCGCCCGAACAGAAGATGATCGAGCAGCCGAAGGTCACTGAAGAGACCAAGATGATCGAGCAGCCGCTCGATGAGAAACCACCGGAAAAACCGGCCGACGAGCCGGTGAAGGACGCCAAGAGCGAGGAGCCTCCGGGCCCGCTGTCGCTCGATGCCAAGGCCACGGGTCCGGGCGACCTGTTCAATCTCGGCAGCAAGGTCGGCGGCAGCCCCTATGGCGGCCGCGGTGGAGGCGGCAGCAAGTTCGGCTGGTACGCCTCGATCGTGCAGACCCAGATCGAAGCGGCGATCCGCGCCAACGAGAAGACCAAGAATGCGGTGATGCAGCTGCAGTTCCGTATCTGGGCTGACAATACCGGCCGCATCAATCGCGTCGAGCTCGTCAATTCGAGCGGCAGCGCCGAGGTCGACGCCGCCATTCGCAACGATGTCATCGGCAGGCTGACGCTGCGGGAGCCGCCGCCGAACGACATGCCGATGCCCATCAATGTCCGGGCGACCGGACGCAAGCCAACCTAA